ACGTTCCTGATGAGCTCCTTGCACTTCGCGATCGCGACGGGGCCCGAGGTCACGAGCTGGCTGACCCACTTCGCGACGACGACGTCGAGCTCGCCCTCCCTGGCCACTTCGTTCACCAGGCCGATGGCCCGGGCTTTATCCGCCGGTATGCGCTCGCCGGTGAGGAAGAACCCCCGCGCCGGCCCCTCGCCTATCTTCTTAATAACGTACGGCGAGATGCAGCTCGGGATGAGGCCCAGCTTGACCTCGCTCAAGCTGAAGCGGGCGCTCTCGGCGGCCACCGCCAGGTCGCAGCAGGCCACGAGGCCCGCGCCGCCGCCGATGGCCGGGCCGTTAACGCGGGCGATGGTCGGCAGCG
This genomic interval from bacterium contains the following:
- a CDS encoding enoyl-CoA hydratase-related protein — its product is VVLTGVGSAFCAGADLNWMRAVRDFTYEQNLEESNQVAAVMRRIYDCPLPTIARVNGPAIGGGAGLVACCDLAVAAESARFSLSEVKLGLIPSCISPYVIKKIGEGPARGFFLTGERIPADKARAIGLVNEVAREGELDVVVAKWVSQLVTSGPVAIAKCKELIRNVPQMDLDEAGPYTAEMIAKMRTSEEGQEGMAAFLEKRKPKWAE